The Clarias gariepinus isolate MV-2021 ecotype Netherlands chromosome 20, CGAR_prim_01v2, whole genome shotgun sequence genome includes the window GCTCCCTCCTGCCATCTACAGGAGCGCCTGCGCCATCGAGGTCCGCAACTTTCCCTTCGACCAGCAGAACTGCACGCTGAAGTTCCGCTCTTGGACTTACGACCGCACCGAGCTCGACCTCGTGCTGACATCGGACTTCGCCAGCCGTGACGACTACACGCCCAGCGGTGAGTGGGACATCGTGTCTTTGCCGGGGCGCAAGAATGAAGACCCAGATGACGCCACTTACATGGACGTCACATACGACTTCGTAATCCGGCGCAAGCCGCTATTCTACACCATCAACCTAATCATTCCGTGCGTGCTCATTACCTCTCTGGCTGTTCTTGTCTTCTACTTGCCATCAGACTGCGGCGAAAAGATGACCCTGTGCATTTCTGTGCTGCTGGCCCTCACCGTCTTCCTCTTACTGATCTCCAAGATCGTCCCGCCTACATCGCTGGCTGTGCCGCTCATCGGCAAGTACCTGATGTTTACCATGGTGCTAGTGACCTTCTCCATCGTGACCAGCGTATGTGTGCTGAACGTGCATCACCGCTCACCATCCACCCACCACATGCCTGCCTGGGTGCAGCGCGTCTTCTTGCACCAGCTCCCCGTCTTCCTGCTCATGCGACGACCAGGTCCCACAAACATGCGTGAAAGGTTTCGGAGGAAACACCGCAACAAGTCGTTCTCTGGCGACTCATTCGCTCTGGGGGTCTGGAGGACAGCCGAACTGCCTGAGGGCTCAGAGTTCGGGCAGAAGGTCAGGGTCAGACGTGATGGCGAGGTGGACGCAGCCATCGAGGGTGTTCGGTTCATCGCTGAACATATGAAgagtgaggatgatgatgaagggGTAAGGAAGACCTGAACAATGGGTTAATTAGAGACAaatgtttttgcatttgttctttgattatttattttgtattaattgtatGCCTATACCCTAACAACAAACTGGGTTAGCAAAGTGACCACGTAGCAACACTTTAGCAGCCAAATGAAATATGATAGCAACCACCTAGCAACACCCTAGCAACAAACCAAAATATGCCTCCAACCACCTTTCAACACCCTAAAAACCAATTGGGTTAGCAGAGCAACCCCCTAGCAACACTCTCAACCAACATGAATATGATATCAATAGCCTAGCAACAGCCTAGCAGACAATTTAAATATGACAGCAACCAACCGGCACACCGTAACAACAAAGTGGGTTAGTAAAGTGACCACCTAGCAACACTCTTAGCCAAATAAAATATGATGCATCTCCCTAAAGAGACCCTAGCATCTAACTAGAATATTACAGCAAATACCTAGCAAAATCATAGCAACCAACAGGGTTATCAAAGTGATAACCTAGCAAAATTGCCAAATGAAGTCTGTCTAGTATCTGactaacaaactaaaatatgaCACCAACCAAGCAGCAACACCCTAGCAACCAAGTCGGTTAGCAGTGTTACCCTGGCAACACCCTAGCAACCAACAGGTATATATTAATTGCCTAGCAACAACCTAtcagtcaaataaaatataatagcaACCACATAGCAATACCCTAGGAACCAACAGAAACATCATTTTAACCACATAGTAACACCCAAGCACCCGAAATGAAACATGACAGCAAGCATTTAGCAAAGGAATGGATTAGCAGAGCAACCACCTGTCGACAATTTAGCAACCAAATGGGTTATTTCATTTGGTGTCCACTTAGCAACACCCTAGCAACCAAATTGGTTAGTAAAGTTCCCACCAAGCAACATGTGGCAACAAACTGGAACAAAATAGCAACCACCTAGAACCACCCTAGCAACAGGGTGAAATATAATACCAGCCATCTATCAACACCCTAGCAACCAATTAGAATATGATTGCAATCACCTAGCAGCCAAATGGGTTACCATAGCAACCTTCTAGCAACCAacagaaatataattataattacccAGAAACAACCTATAAAACAATCTGAatatacacttacctaaaggattattaggaacacctgttcaatttctcattaatgcaattatctaatcaaccaatcacatggcagttacttcaatgcatttaggggtgtggtcctagTCAAGACAATCtgctgaactccaaactgaatgtcagaatggaaaagaaaggtgatttaagcaattttgagtgtggcatggttgttggtgccagacgggctggtctgagtatttcacaatctgctcagttactgggattttcacgcacaaccatttttagggtttacaaaaaatggtgtgaaaagggaaaaacatccagtatgcggcagtcctgtgggtgaaaatgccttgttgatgctagaggtcagaggagaatgggccgactgattcaagctgatagaagagcaactttgactgaaataaccactcgttacaaccgaggtatacagcaaagcatttgtgaagccacaacacacacaaccttgaggcggatgggctacaacagcagaagaccccaccgggtaccacttatctc containing:
- the chrnb5a gene encoding neuronal acetylcholine receptor subunit beta-2, encoding MTTNVWLTQEWNDYRLAWDPDNYEGIQKLRIPSHHIWLPDIVLYNNADGVYEVSFYSNAIVDNTGDIFWLPPAIYRSACAIEVRNFPFDQQNCTLKFRSWTYDRTELDLVLTSDFASRDDYTPSGEWDIVSLPGRKNEDPDDATYMDVTYDFVIRRKPLFYTINLIIPCVLITSLAVLVFYLPSDCGEKMTLCISVLLALTVFLLLISKIVPPTSLAVPLIGKYLMFTMVLVTFSIVTSVCVLNVHHRSPSTHHMPAWVQRVFLHQLPVFLLMRRPGPTNMRERFRRKHRNKSFSGDSFALGVWRTAELPEGSEFGQKVRVRRDGEVDAAIEGVRFIAEHMKSEDDDEGVIEDWKYVAMVIDRLFLWVFILVCLVGTLGLFVQPLFQSYNTPVARDE